The following are from one region of the Sandaracinus amylolyticus genome:
- a CDS encoding beta-ketoacyl-ACP synthase, with the protein MSGRRVVVTGLGLASPIGNSDAEATESLKRGRHGIRKMPEWGHIPDLQTRIGGAVTGLDLQAHFPRRKRRTMGLVALYAAYASEQAIAQANVGAEVLASGRCGIAYGSTTGSSQALEEFCGPLFTQFTMRGLDSSSYLKFMTHTCAANLASFFGIRGRVLPMISACTSGSQSVGAAYEAIKYGMQDVMIAGGAEELHYATAVTFDLLMATSIRYNETPERSPRPFDVKRDGLVIGEGAATLVLEDLEHAKKRGAKILAEIIGYGTNCDGLHITAPSEDGMRGAMELALSDSKAHPNDIDYVNAHGTGTEIGDIAETNATYSVFKRDVPISTMKSYTGHTLGACGAMEAVFCLQMMRDGFLAPNRNLDEIDPRCAKLGYLREVVQKRPRTIMTNNFAFGGVNTSLVLRAWGE; encoded by the coding sequence GTGAGCGGCCGGCGCGTCGTCGTCACCGGGCTCGGCCTCGCTTCGCCGATCGGCAACAGCGACGCCGAAGCGACGGAGTCGCTCAAGCGAGGTCGACACGGCATCCGCAAGATGCCGGAGTGGGGGCACATCCCCGACCTCCAGACGCGCATCGGCGGCGCCGTGACCGGGCTCGATTTGCAAGCGCATTTCCCGCGGCGGAAGCGCCGCACGATGGGCCTCGTCGCGCTCTACGCGGCGTACGCGAGCGAGCAGGCGATCGCGCAGGCGAACGTCGGCGCCGAGGTGCTCGCCAGCGGGCGCTGCGGCATCGCGTACGGATCGACGACGGGCAGCTCGCAGGCGCTCGAGGAGTTCTGCGGTCCGCTCTTCACGCAGTTCACGATGCGCGGGCTCGACTCGAGCTCGTACCTGAAGTTCATGACGCACACGTGCGCCGCGAACCTCGCGTCGTTCTTCGGGATCCGCGGGCGCGTGCTGCCGATGATCAGCGCGTGCACGAGCGGCTCGCAGTCGGTCGGCGCGGCGTACGAGGCGATCAAGTACGGCATGCAGGACGTGATGATCGCGGGCGGCGCGGAAGAGCTGCACTACGCGACGGCGGTCACGTTCGATCTGCTGATGGCGACGAGCATCCGGTACAACGAGACGCCGGAGCGCTCGCCGCGTCCCTTCGACGTGAAGCGCGACGGGCTGGTGATCGGCGAGGGCGCGGCGACGCTGGTGCTCGAGGATCTCGAGCACGCGAAGAAGCGCGGCGCGAAGATCCTCGCGGAGATCATCGGCTACGGCACGAACTGCGACGGACTGCACATCACCGCGCCGAGCGAGGACGGGATGCGCGGCGCGATGGAGCTCGCGCTGAGCGACTCGAAGGCGCACCCGAACGACATCGACTACGTGAACGCGCACGGGACGGGCACGGAGATCGGCGACATCGCGGAGACCAACGCGACGTACTCGGTGTTCAAGCGCGATGTGCCGATCTCGACGATGAAGAGCTACACGGGCCACACGCTCGGCGCGTGCGGCGCGATGGAAGCGGTGTTCTGCCTGCAGATGATGCGCGACGGATTCCTCGCGCCGAATCGTAACCTCGACGAGATCGATCCCCGCTGCGCGAAGCTCGGCTATCTGCGCGAAGTGGTGCAGAAGCGTCCGAGGACGATCATGACGAACAACTTCGCGTTCGGCGGAGTGAACACGTCGCTCGTCCTGCGCGCCTGGGGCGAGTAG
- a CDS encoding acyl carrier protein, with protein MSETATLSRDEIFGKIVEILSDSFELDPKKITKESTLYEELDLDSIDAIDIFTQLREMTGRRPDPADARKVRTVDELIDFVLAEIEKAKAGVPEGPTEPPTNPGAAEGETKQ; from the coding sequence GTGTCCGAGACTGCCACGCTCAGCCGCGACGAGATCTTCGGGAAGATCGTCGAGATCCTCAGTGACTCGTTCGAGCTCGATCCGAAGAAGATCACCAAGGAGTCGACGCTCTACGAAGAGCTCGATCTCGACAGCATCGACGCGATCGACATCTTCACGCAGCTGCGCGAGATGACGGGGCGACGCCCCGACCCGGCCGACGCGCGCAAGGTGCGCACCGTCGACGAGCTGATCGACTTCGTCCTCGCCGAGATCGAGAAGGCGAAGGCGGGTGTGCCGGAAGGACCGACCGAGCCTCCGACGAACCCGGGGGCGGCGGAAGGCGAGACCAAGCAGTGA
- a CDS encoding NAD(P)/FAD-dependent oxidoreductase: MHPEKKVDVAILGGGLAGNLVARQLRRTLPDVSIALFEKDVERGFKVGESSVEIASNFFIRKLGLSTYMYDEQLPKNGLRFFFDTPEKNAHLFEMSEVGSNKLPMFPTFQIDRARFEADLLEMNRADAVDVQVGVTVRDLDLKSGTDEARSHRHAFTVEAPDGTRTRYAARWVIDASGRRQLISNQRELRVREPHGCGAVWGRFTGITDMDGLGEGGGAGEKQWPGADAWKARARHTARVLSTNHFCYRGYWIWFIPIARGVTSLGVVGEVFEPWMRTEEGFWKFLRQHRAVASLIEKAEMVDVEHYARYTYATKQFWDGAERWAMIGEAAAFSDPFYSPGSDYISLESDMITDMVRRDFAGESDAELAERSRLYDEFMRFRYEATMKLYREQYPVLGSFETMRLKWNFDISCYYNLWLDFFLRDHHLDLRKVREQLRRKEYVLNALENFRQLFGRLVRELEASGNYHRSNLGQYNDGTDLLHFQDEIGRERKKGGVNARTEEIFNFCLTEARRILGETGGAPLDLHQFMEPVQLG; this comes from the coding sequence GTGCACCCCGAGAAGAAGGTCGACGTCGCGATCCTCGGCGGCGGTCTCGCCGGCAACCTCGTCGCGCGTCAGCTGCGCCGGACCCTGCCCGACGTCTCGATCGCGCTCTTCGAGAAGGACGTCGAGCGCGGCTTCAAGGTGGGTGAGTCGAGCGTCGAGATCGCCTCGAATTTCTTCATCCGGAAGCTCGGGCTGTCGACGTATATGTACGACGAGCAGCTCCCGAAGAACGGCCTCCGCTTCTTCTTCGACACCCCCGAGAAGAACGCGCACCTCTTCGAGATGAGCGAGGTCGGCAGCAACAAGCTGCCGATGTTCCCGACCTTCCAGATCGATCGCGCGCGCTTCGAGGCCGATCTGCTCGAGATGAATCGCGCGGACGCCGTCGACGTCCAGGTCGGCGTCACCGTGCGCGATCTCGACCTGAAGAGCGGCACCGACGAGGCGCGCAGCCACCGGCATGCGTTCACGGTCGAGGCGCCCGACGGGACGCGCACACGCTACGCGGCGCGCTGGGTGATCGACGCGAGCGGTCGCCGCCAGCTGATCAGCAACCAGCGCGAGCTGCGCGTGCGCGAGCCCCACGGCTGCGGCGCGGTGTGGGGCCGCTTCACCGGCATCACCGACATGGACGGCCTCGGCGAGGGTGGCGGCGCGGGGGAGAAACAGTGGCCGGGCGCCGACGCGTGGAAGGCGCGGGCACGCCACACCGCGCGCGTGCTGAGCACGAACCACTTCTGTTATCGCGGCTACTGGATCTGGTTCATCCCGATCGCGCGCGGCGTCACGTCGCTCGGTGTCGTCGGCGAGGTGTTCGAGCCGTGGATGCGCACCGAGGAGGGCTTCTGGAAGTTCCTCCGCCAGCACCGCGCGGTCGCGTCGCTCATCGAGAAGGCCGAGATGGTCGACGTCGAGCACTACGCTCGATACACGTACGCGACCAAGCAGTTCTGGGACGGCGCCGAGCGCTGGGCGATGATCGGCGAGGCAGCCGCGTTCAGCGATCCGTTCTACTCGCCGGGCTCCGACTACATCTCGCTCGAGAGCGACATGATCACGGACATGGTCCGTCGCGACTTCGCGGGCGAGAGCGACGCCGAGCTCGCGGAGCGCAGCCGTCTCTACGACGAGTTCATGCGCTTCCGATACGAAGCCACGATGAAGCTGTATCGCGAGCAGTATCCGGTGCTCGGCAGCTTCGAGACGATGCGTCTCAAGTGGAACTTCGACATCAGCTGTTACTACAACCTCTGGCTCGACTTCTTCTTGCGCGATCATCACCTCGATCTGCGCAAGGTGCGTGAGCAGCTCCGCCGCAAGGAGTACGTGCTCAACGCGCTCGAGAATTTCCGGCAGCTCTTCGGGCGCCTGGTGCGCGAGCTCGAGGCGAGCGGGAATTATCACCGCTCGAACCTCGGCCAATACAACGACGGGACCGATCTCCTGCACTTCCAGGACGAGATCGGACGCGAGCGCAAGAAGGGCGGCGTCAATGCCCGCACCGAGGAGATCTTCAATTTCTGCCTGACCGAGGCGCGACGGATCCTCGGCGAGACCGGCGGCGCGCCGCTCGATCTCCACCAGTTCATGGAGCCCGTGCAGCTCGGCTGA
- a CDS encoding NAD(P)/FAD-dependent oxidoreductase produces the protein MKRYDVVICGGGLAGLTLARHLRREMPAVSVAVVEPTKRPLPDACHKVGESSVEIGAHFFEHVLDLNAYLHERQLVKNGLRYFTGDTRGPLAARREIGPSEHPVVPSFQLDRGRFENDLREFVEQDGAALYEGWHVYGVELAARQEGVQPEDALLDGGMRHQVMISADGGRREVLEARWVIDASGRRRIIQKKLGLTRDSDHPHSAAWFRVTGKLDVASLVPESERAWHARDVDHNRWLSTCHLCGVGYWVWLIPLSTGYHSLGIVAGEEHHPFETYARPERAMKWLEEHEPVLFEKIKDLPLDDFKVLRRYAYTSEQVFSQDRWACVGEAGVFVDPLYSPGSDLIAIANVLATELVRSEMRGDADFAQRVTDSNDFMLGFTEVTTTTFRRHSHINGSPGVLPAKLYWDNFHYWSFICQYFFNRVYRVSPADHRKFRELHRQFAALNVKAQSMLKAWAHLAPGRAKGDFLPLPQFPSLLADLHLDLQNRRTPDETYEVMKKNLEGAKEVVAELTLRALKAVGPEQVRELVARTGFVDWDLVFDDARLDYDASSERASLRKSLPRIARDMLRCLPEVENDGSGPTMRELLAMARGVDAPRVAV, from the coding sequence ATGAAGCGCTACGACGTCGTGATCTGTGGTGGTGGGCTCGCGGGCCTGACGTTGGCCCGGCACCTGCGGCGCGAGATGCCCGCGGTGAGCGTCGCGGTGGTCGAGCCGACGAAGCGCCCGCTGCCCGACGCCTGCCACAAGGTCGGCGAGTCGAGCGTCGAGATCGGGGCGCACTTCTTCGAGCACGTGCTCGACCTGAACGCGTACCTGCACGAGCGCCAGCTCGTGAAGAACGGCCTGCGCTACTTCACCGGCGACACCCGCGGGCCGCTCGCGGCGCGTCGCGAGATCGGCCCGAGCGAGCACCCGGTGGTGCCGAGCTTCCAGCTCGATCGCGGGCGCTTCGAGAACGATCTGCGCGAGTTCGTCGAGCAGGACGGCGCCGCGCTCTACGAGGGCTGGCACGTGTACGGCGTCGAGCTCGCGGCGCGGCAGGAGGGCGTGCAGCCCGAGGACGCGCTGCTCGACGGCGGCATGCGACACCAGGTGATGATCTCGGCGGACGGCGGCCGTCGCGAGGTGCTCGAGGCGCGCTGGGTGATCGACGCGAGCGGTCGCCGCCGCATCATCCAGAAGAAGCTCGGCCTGACGCGCGACAGCGATCACCCGCACAGCGCGGCGTGGTTCCGCGTGACCGGCAAGCTCGACGTCGCGTCGCTGGTGCCGGAGAGCGAGCGCGCGTGGCATGCGCGCGACGTCGATCACAACCGATGGCTCTCGACCTGCCACCTGTGCGGCGTCGGCTATTGGGTGTGGCTCATCCCGCTCTCGACCGGATACCACTCGCTCGGCATCGTCGCGGGCGAGGAGCACCATCCCTTCGAGACCTACGCGCGGCCCGAGCGCGCGATGAAGTGGCTCGAGGAGCACGAGCCGGTGCTCTTCGAGAAGATCAAGGATCTGCCGCTCGACGACTTCAAGGTGCTGCGCCGATATGCGTACACGAGCGAGCAGGTCTTCAGTCAGGACCGCTGGGCGTGTGTCGGCGAAGCGGGTGTGTTCGTCGATCCGCTCTATTCGCCGGGCAGCGATCTGATCGCGATCGCGAATGTGCTCGCGACCGAATTGGTGCGCTCGGAGATGCGCGGTGACGCGGACTTCGCGCAGCGGGTGACCGACTCGAACGACTTCATGCTCGGGTTCACCGAGGTGACGACGACGACGTTCCGGCGGCACAGCCACATCAACGGATCGCCGGGCGTGCTCCCCGCGAAGCTGTACTGGGACAACTTCCACTACTGGTCGTTCATCTGTCAGTACTTCTTCAACCGCGTCTATCGCGTCTCGCCGGCCGATCATCGCAAGTTCCGCGAGCTGCACCGGCAGTTCGCCGCGCTGAACGTGAAGGCGCAGTCGATGCTCAAGGCGTGGGCGCACCTCGCGCCCGGGCGCGCGAAGGGTGATTTCCTCCCGCTGCCGCAGTTCCCTTCGCTCCTCGCGGATCTGCACCTCGATCTCCAGAACCGCCGCACGCCCGACGAGACCTACGAGGTGATGAAGAAGAACCTCGAGGGCGCGAAGGAGGTCGTCGCGGAGCTGACGTTGCGCGCGCTCAAGGCGGTCGGCCCGGAGCAGGTGCGCGAGCTCGTCGCGAGGACGGGATTCGTCGACTGGGATCTCGTGTTCGACGACGCGCGCCTCGACTACGACGCTTCGAGTGAGCGTGCCAGTCTGCGGAAGTCGCTCCCGCGCATCGCGCGCGACATGTTGCGCTGTCTGCCCGAGGTCGAGAACGACGGCTCGGGGCCGACGATGCGCGAGCTGCTCGCGATGGCACGCGGCGTCGACGCACCGCGCGTCGCGGTCTAG
- a CDS encoding polysaccharide lyase, with protein sequence MREGNTCKMVPENAALEEKRAMRRHVVLGLVSVLAVTAIAERASAQVVWRGDFETGDTSQFSFRLNEMVEGRRYITVQSETVVEGTRAARIELHDDAVWPNGLKRVELSHEPQAARTAEGAETYFAWSFYFPETLSSDPAQTIGYWESGSSFRQMMAFDLAGTTLTFTTRQPSNVEQWRGEGAITPGEWHRIAMHVRWSKDAAIGRVSVWLDGEPVVTDAPARTLNDDNPHFVQIGLLRGAISFSDVPVIVIDDVVEGNSLDDVRPGDLPGEMPDAGVMPSDAGTEVDAGRTDASEPDASTSDADAGRMSREDEIVGGSCAVGRNARGDALGLAAVAAWLLMFARRRAR encoded by the coding sequence ATGCGCGAGGGGAACACGTGCAAGATGGTGCCCGAGAACGCGGCATTGGAGGAGAAAAGAGCGATGCGACGACACGTCGTGCTCGGGCTCGTGTCGGTGCTGGCGGTGACGGCGATCGCGGAGCGCGCGAGCGCGCAGGTCGTGTGGCGCGGTGATTTCGAGACCGGCGACACGTCGCAATTCAGCTTCCGACTCAACGAGATGGTGGAGGGGCGTCGCTACATCACGGTGCAGAGCGAGACCGTGGTGGAGGGAACGCGCGCAGCGCGCATCGAGCTGCACGACGACGCGGTGTGGCCCAATGGGCTCAAGCGCGTGGAGCTGAGCCACGAGCCCCAAGCGGCGCGCACTGCAGAAGGCGCAGAGACGTATTTCGCGTGGAGCTTCTATTTCCCCGAGACGCTCTCGAGCGATCCCGCGCAGACGATCGGATATTGGGAGTCCGGCAGCAGCTTCAGACAGATGATGGCGTTCGATCTCGCGGGGACGACACTGACGTTCACCACGCGACAGCCGTCGAACGTCGAGCAGTGGCGCGGTGAGGGCGCGATCACGCCGGGCGAGTGGCACCGCATCGCGATGCACGTGCGCTGGTCGAAGGACGCGGCGATCGGGCGCGTGAGCGTGTGGCTCGACGGCGAGCCGGTGGTGACCGACGCGCCCGCGCGGACTCTGAACGACGACAATCCGCACTTCGTGCAGATCGGACTGCTGCGCGGCGCGATCTCGTTCTCCGACGTGCCGGTGATCGTGATCGACGACGTCGTGGAGGGGAATTCGCTCGACGACGTGCGGCCGGGTGATCTGCCGGGCGAGATGCCCGATGCCGGCGTGATGCCGAGCGATGCGGGCACGGAAGTCGACGCGGGGCGTACGGACGCGAGCGAGCCCGATGCGTCGACGTCGGATGCCGACGCGGGGCGGATGTCGCGCGAGGACGAGATCGTCGGTGGCAGCTGCGCCGTGGGACGAAACGCGCGCGGTGACGCGCTCGGGCTCGCCGCCGTCGCGGCGTGGCTGCTGATGTTCGCGCGACGACGCGCGCGGTGA